A single Streptomyces mirabilis DNA region contains:
- a CDS encoding maltokinase N-terminal cap-like domain-containing protein has translation MSEAAIHSATAPVARPELLASLDPLLREWLPRQRWFAGKGRPVTGFSLVTANELLPSAGQLGLLHLLVRAHQPLTPAQGAGTQPGDCYQLLIGVREALPPHLAPALIGHVEEGPLAGHTVYEALHDPRPADVLLEALRTQARVGELRFERDRRQEIRGDLIPRLITAEQSNSSLVFGDTFILKLLRRVVPGVNPDLELPLMLSREGCPRVPAPAAWMVADLDEETYVLGVLQPYVQGAVDGWELALSELAKGGDLGGEGFAEEARALGRATAEVHTALARALPTVTLGHVQMELLVDGMTERLAAAVQAVPALRPYAAGLRAAFEALADLAAERQTWTAQRIHGDLHLGQCLRAPSGEWSLIDFEGEPSKPLAERRMPQPPLRDIAGMLRSFDYAAHAVPGALCSGDGVGDWADTCRAAYCAGYAEVAGRDPRADPVLLRAYETDKAIYEVLYEARHRPDWLPVPMAAIRRLAASP, from the coding sequence ATGTCGGAAGCCGCAATCCACTCTGCCACGGCCCCCGTCGCACGCCCCGAGTTGCTCGCGTCGCTCGATCCGCTGCTGAGGGAATGGCTGCCACGGCAGCGCTGGTTCGCGGGCAAGGGGCGTCCGGTGACCGGGTTCTCCCTGGTGACGGCCAACGAACTGCTGCCCTCGGCGGGTCAGCTGGGCCTGCTCCACCTGCTGGTCCGGGCGCACCAGCCGCTCACCCCCGCCCAGGGAGCCGGCACCCAGCCCGGCGACTGCTACCAACTGCTCATCGGCGTACGCGAGGCACTCCCGCCGCACCTCGCGCCCGCCCTGATCGGACACGTGGAGGAGGGACCGCTGGCGGGACACACGGTCTACGAGGCACTGCACGACCCGCGCCCCGCCGACGTACTCCTGGAGGCCCTGCGCACCCAGGCCCGCGTCGGCGAGCTGCGCTTCGAGCGGGATCGACGCCAGGAGATACGGGGCGATCTGATACCGCGCCTGATCACCGCGGAACAGTCCAACTCGTCCCTGGTCTTCGGAGATACGTTCATCCTGAAGCTGTTGCGCCGCGTGGTTCCGGGGGTGAACCCCGATCTGGAGCTGCCGCTGATGCTGTCCCGGGAGGGCTGCCCGCGGGTGCCGGCGCCGGCGGCGTGGATGGTCGCCGACCTGGACGAGGAGACGTACGTCCTGGGAGTGCTGCAACCCTATGTCCAGGGCGCGGTGGACGGCTGGGAGCTGGCGCTGAGCGAACTGGCCAAAGGCGGCGACCTCGGCGGCGAGGGCTTCGCAGAGGAGGCGCGGGCGCTGGGCCGGGCCACCGCCGAGGTGCACACGGCCCTCGCCCGGGCGCTGCCCACGGTCACGCTGGGGCACGTGCAGATGGAACTGCTCGTCGACGGCATGACCGAGCGGCTGGCCGCGGCAGTGCAGGCGGTGCCCGCGCTGCGGCCGTACGCCGCCGGTCTGCGCGCCGCCTTCGAGGCGCTGGCCGACCTGGCCGCCGAGCGGCAGACCTGGACCGCTCAGCGCATACACGGGGATCTGCACCTCGGCCAGTGCCTGCGCGCGCCCTCCGGGGAGTGGTCGCTCATAGACTTCGAGGGCGAGCCCTCGAAACCGCTCGCCGAGCGCCGCATGCCCCAGCCGCCCCTGCGGGACATAGCGGGGATGCTCCGTTCCTTCGACTACGCGGCCCACGCCGTCCCCGGGGCCCTTTGCTCCGGGGACGGCGTGGGTGACTGGGCCGACACCTGCCGGGCCGCGTACTGCGCCGGATACGCGGAGGTCGCCGGCCGCGACCCGCGCGCCGATCCCGTACTCCTGCGCGCCTACGAGACGGACAAGGCGATCTACGAAGTCCTGTACGAGGCCCGGCACCGGCCCGACTGGCTACCGGTGCCGATGGCGGCGATACGCCGACTCGCCGCATCCCCCTGA